The Pseudomonas entomophila genome segment AGCATGATCTTGAACGGCAACGAGATGATCAGTGGCGACAGCATCATCATGCCCATCGCCATCAGCACGCTGGCGACCACCATGTCGATGATCAGGAACGGGATGAAGATCATGAAGCCGATCTGGAACGCGGTCTTGAGCTCGGAGGTGACGAACGCCGGCACCAGGATGGTCAGCGGCACCTGGTCGGGCCCGGCGATATCGGTGCGCTTGGACAGACGCATGAACAGGTCGAGGTCGCTCTGCCGGGTCTGCGCCAGCATGAAGTCCTTGAGTGGCCCCTGGGCCTTGTCGATGGCCTGCTGGGCCGTCATCTGCTCGGCCAGGTAGGGCTGGATGGCATCCTTGTTCACCCGCTCGAAGACCGGCGCCATGATAAACAGGGTGAGGAACAGCGCCATGCCCGTGAGCACCTGGTTCGATGGCGTCTGCTGCAGGCCCAAGGCCTGACGCAGGATGGAGAAGACGATGATGATCCGGGTGAAGCTGGTCATCAGGATGACGAACGCCGGGATGAAGCTCAGCGCCGTCATGATCATCAGGATCTGCAGGCTGACCGAGTACTCCTGCTGCCCGTCCGCGCCACTGGACAAGGTGATGGCCGGGATCGACAGCGGGTCGGCGGCCAGGGCCAGCGGCGCGGCCAGCAGCAGCGCCAGGGTCAACAGCATGCGCAGGGCGCCCATCATCACTTCTTGTCCTTTTGATCCTTGCCCATCAGCTCGAGCAGCCGCTGGGCGAATTCCGGCGCGGCCTGGCGCGCGCCAGCGGGCACCTCGACGGGCTCGGCGAGCACGTGCAAGGCCTCGATGCTGCCCGGGGTATGCCCGATCAGGATCTGCTCCTTGCCGACCTGCACCAGCAACAGCCGGTCACGCGGGCCGATAGCACGACTGCCAACGATCTCGATCACCGGCGCGCCGCGCTGTGCGGTGCCCTGCATGCGCCGCAGCAGCCAGGCCAGGAAGAAGATCAGGCCGACTACCAGCAGCAGGCCGAAGACCATCTGCGCCAACTGCCCACTGACGCTGCCCGGGTTCGCCGCCGGCACCACCGGGGTGGCGGGCTCGGCGGCGGCGATTACCGCCTCGCTGACCAGCAGCGCGGCGAAGGCCGTGGCGGCTCGCACCATGCCCTTCACTCAGCGCAGCTTCTTGATACGTTCGCTGGGGCTGATCACGTCGGTCAGGCGAATGCCGAACTTCTCGTTGACCACCACCACCTCGCCGTGGGCGATCAGGGTACCGTTGACCAGCACATCCAGCGGCTCGCCGGCCAGGCGGTCGAGCTCGATCACCGAGCCCTGGTTGAGCTGCAGCAGGTTGCGGATGTTGATCTCGGTGCTGCCTACTTCCATGGAGATGCTCACTGGAATGTCCAGGATCACATCCAGGTTAGGGCCTTCGAGACTGACGTTCTCGTTGAGCTTGGGCGAGCTTGCGAACTCTTCCATCGGCAGGCGATCACCACCGGCGTCGCCGCCAAGCAGGGCATCGATATCGGCCTGCCCGGCATCGCCGGTTTCTTCGAGGGCCGCAGCCCACTCATCGGCCAGGGCCTGTTCCTCGGGGGAGCTGATCTCGTTTTCGTTAGCCATGATTTCCTCGACAACCTTTCAATACGTTTAGAGCGATCGACGCGCCATCAGCGGCGTTCGATCGGGTCGATGATCTGTAGCGCCAGGGTGCCCTTGTGCGAACCCAGTCGCGCCTTGAACGCCGGTACACCGTTGGCCCGCAGCACCAGGTGCTCGGGCAGCTCCACCGGAATCACGTCACCCGGCTGCATGTGCAGGATGTCGCGCAGCTTGAGCTGGCGACGGGCAACGGTGGCCGACATCGGCACCGCGACGTCCAGCACGTCCTCGCGCAGGGCCTTGACCCAGCGCTCGTCCTGGTCGTCCAGGTCGGACTGGAAACCGGCATCGAGCATCTCGCGCACCGGCTCGATCATCGAGTAGGGCATGGTCACATGCAGGTCGCCGCCGCCACCATCCAGCTCGATGTGGAAGGTCGAGACCACCACCGCCTCGCTGGGGCCGACGATGTTGGCCATGGCCGGGTTGACCTCGGAGTTGATGTACTCGAAGT includes the following:
- the fliO gene encoding flagellar biosynthetic protein FliO, whose product is MKGMVRAATAFAALLVSEAVIAAAEPATPVVPAANPGSVSGQLAQMVFGLLLVVGLIFFLAWLLRRMQGTAQRGAPVIEIVGSRAIGPRDRLLLVQVGKEQILIGHTPGSIEALHVLAEPVEVPAGARQAAPEFAQRLLELMGKDQKDKK
- the fliN gene encoding flagellar motor switch protein FliN, translating into MANENEISSPEEQALADEWAAALEETGDAGQADIDALLGGDAGGDRLPMEEFASSPKLNENVSLEGPNLDVILDIPVSISMEVGSTEINIRNLLQLNQGSVIELDRLAGEPLDVLVNGTLIAHGEVVVVNEKFGIRLTDVISPSERIKKLR
- the fliP gene encoding flagellar type III secretion system pore protein FliP (The bacterial flagellar biogenesis protein FliP forms a type III secretion system (T3SS)-type pore required for flagellar assembly.); translation: MGALRMLLTLALLLAAPLALAADPLSIPAITLSSGADGQQEYSVSLQILMIMTALSFIPAFVILMTSFTRIIIVFSILRQALGLQQTPSNQVLTGMALFLTLFIMAPVFERVNKDAIQPYLAEQMTAQQAIDKAQGPLKDFMLAQTRQSDLDLFMRLSKRTDIAGPDQVPLTILVPAFVTSELKTAFQIGFMIFIPFLIIDMVVASVLMAMGMMMLSPLIISLPFKIMLFVLVDGWALIMGTLASSFGGV